The window TTTACCTTATTATATCCCACCTAATACCCATTGGAGTATTAAATTTATTTGAAACATAAAACAAGCCACACATTGCTGCAATATTTATAACGACACCTGGAACATTGCTCCACCCTCAAATATTTAGCCCCGCTATCCTTTGTCCAAGAGCTGTACTGCAGGAGAGAGTCCTATAAAGAGTAACGGTATATCAAAAACCGTTCATTAATATTTTTTTCAGCAAGCCCGGGCAAGGGGACATCCTGAACCATTTCAAACGGTGTTTGGTATTCAAGAAAATGAACATAGTCACCAGAAGGATAATATAAAATTAAATCAATAGTCCGAGGAACCTCTTCCGCGGAGGCCAGGATATTTTGGATAACTTTTATAAAAATGGCGACTGTAAAAGGGTTGAAAAAATAAAACCTGTTCTCTTCAGGCTGCACTATATATTCCTCTGCAAGCCCACAGTGGAAACGGACCCTGTCTCTACGCTTTTTATACTTAGTAAGATATCCGTTTAAATTCTCCACTGCATCATGATAGAAGACCTCATTAAATTCAACACCTATTGCAGTAGTATTAAACAAATAGTTTACATAAAACGGGAGCCTTCCTTTTCCGCTCCCAAAGTCAACGACCACATCGCTCTTAATTAACTGATACTCCGAGAAAAGTATATCAAGCGCATTATAGGGGGTCGGCTCATAAGGATGGTAATGGATTGATTTCAAAAACCCTTTCTGATTGCCGACAGTTTTTATATTCATTAATGTATCCGTATACCGTTCATCGTCCAATTAGCTCTCAAACCTTCCTATAAGAAAAGCGCAAGCGCCTTGCCAGCGTAAAGGCAGCCCCCCAAGCGTTCACTGCCTTCACCGTCTCATACTAATACTATAGCAAATCCATACGCAGTCACCTATTTCAATGTCCGGGTCAAGAAAGCCTTTGTCCGTTCATTGCGAGGATTTGTAAAAATTTCATCGGGGTGTCCTGACTCAATAATTTCGCCATTATCCATGAAAATAACCTTATTGGCAACTTCGCGGGCAAAACCCATTTCATGAGTGACAACGATCATCGTCATGTGCTCCTCTGCAAGCTTTTTCATAACTTGCAGAACCTCACCTGTCAACTCGGGGTCTAATGCAGATGTTGGCTCATCAAAGAGGAGGATATCAGGATCCATCATCAGAGCCCGGGCTATCGCAACCCTTTGCTTTTGACCGCCGGAAAGTTTGGCAGGGTAAGCATTGGCATGGCCTGTGAGGCCGATTTTTCCTAGCAGTTCGGTACTTCGATGCTGTAAATCCCCAAGCTGTTCATTCTTTACTAACTTCGGTGCAAGCTCAAGATTTTCCTTAACCGTTAGATGAGGAAACAGGTTAAAATGCTGGAATACCATACCCATCTTTGCGGTAATTCGTTTTGTTTCCTGTGGCTTCGGATAGATTCCATCCCTGGCCAGAAAATCGCCTTCTACCTGAATTGACCCGCCATCGATTTTCTCTAAATGGACAAGGCTTCTAAGCATAGTACTTTTTCCCGAACCTGAAGGGCCGATTACGGCAACAACATCATTTTTACTAACCTCGAACGAGATTTTCTTAAGGACATCAAGCGCCCCGTAAGATTTTTTAAGATTGGAGACTTCGATAATGGCCATATTCAGCCCTCCTATTCAAACGTAAATCGGCGTTCAATCCACTTAAAGAAAGCAGTAAGCACCAGAGTCATAATTAAATAAATCACGCCAGCCACGAAGAATGGCACGATAGTAAAATCACGGTTAACAGCAGTCTGGGCGAAATGCAGCAATTCCGGTACTGCTACCGCATAAAGCAGGGCTGTATCCTTTACCAGTGTTATGGATTCGTTGGCTACGGACGGAAGTGCAATCCTGAACATTTGCGGAAGGACAACCCTCGTTGTAGTTTGCCATTTGCTGAGTCCCAGTACTTGGGCTGCTTCGAATTGTCCTTTGTCAATGGCGAGCAGGCCACCCCGGAAGATTTCCGCAAAATATGCGGCATAATTAAGCACAAAGCCCAAGCTTGCCGCGACAAAGCGGTCGAGTACAAGATATTCCCCCACCACAGGAATCATCGGTAATCCAAAACATATAAACAAAAGCTGCAAAAGAAGCGGTGTTCCGCGCATAACATATATGTAGCCCTGAGCCAGCCAGGATAATGGCCTAAAACTGCTTCTAACTGCTAGTGTAAGTAGAAATCCCAGCGGAATTGACAAGATGATCGCAATGAAAAAAAGCAGAACGGTCATCTGGGCGCCTTCAAGCATCGGGCCAAGGATTTCTAGAATATAGTCAAGTGTCATAAGGATTTCCTCCATTTAGCAAGTGCCAATGCAAGCGTAACAAAACAGGGTTTCCTGAGGAAATCCTGTTTTGCCCACTGTTCTTATTACGTATTATTTTAGTACTTTATCTTCGCCAAACCATTTCTTTGAAATGTCAGCGGCTGTGCCATCTTCATTCATCTCATCAAGCGCTTTTTGCAATTTTTCGAGCAGCTCTTCATTGCCTTTTTTCACGCCAACACCATATTCCTCTGGAGCAAGTGATTCTTCAAGCACCTTAAAGGATTCCTCTTCCTTCTCCATATAATAGTTAATGACTACTTCATCAATAATTACCGCATCAAGGCGGCCGCTTTTTAAATCATTCAAAGCCATAACATTATCAGAGAACTCGGTTACTTCCCTAATCTTCCCACTGATTGGGTTTGCTTCAAGAGCGTCTTTTGCTGAAGAAAGGGACTGCAAGCCAACTATCTTACCTTCGAGATCTGAAAGCTTTTCCAACTTTGAGTCAGCCTTTGTCACGACCACCTGCGCGTTTTTCAAATACGGCTTTGTAAAAAGAACTTTTTGCTTCCGTTCGTCTGTGATAGTATACCCATTCCAAATTAGGTCAATCCTGCCGCTTGAAAGCTCGGACTCTTTTGTTTTCCAGTCAATCGGCTGGAATTTCACTTCAAGACCCATCTTGTCTGCGGCTGCTTTGGCGTAATCAATATCGAAACCGACAATCTCATTGTTTTCATCACGGAAACCCATTGGAGCAAATTTATCATCAATGCCCACTATCAACGTATCATCAGATTCCTTCCCAGAAGTAGAACTGCCTGAACATGCTGCCAGGACTATAAATAAAGCTGAAATTAAAAGCATCATAGCTGTACGTTTCATTTTGTATACCATCCTTTAATAGATTATTTTAATAGATTTAAAAATCCTTTAGTACGTTACCGTATTATCACACTATCAGATTATAACACTAAAATTCATAGTGGACAATACCCCAGCATATGTTCAGAAAATTTTCTGCTTAAGGCTTCTTTTTCAGCTAAAATGAGCTTCTTGATCCATAAATTAAACCAGCACTTTCCTCGGGATTTTCCGTAGGGAGGTGCTGGTTTTGTTTATTTTAAAAATTTAGACGCTATGTTTAGCTTTCTTCAGTAAAAAGGCAAAGAGAGCAACGACCGGCAGCAGCAGTAGGCCCGAAACGATAAGAGAAAGCTCCATCGTGGCCTTGTATGCAATATACCCGATGATTGGACCGCTAATGATTTGTCCGAAAGCATCCAACTGGCCATAGGTTGAAAGAACGGTTGCTCTTACACTAGATTCAATGTTTTCATTTAGCCATGCACTATATATTGGCCCATTTGTGGTTCTAAGAATATAGAATAATAGATAGGAAGAAAAAGCTGTCCCATAATGGCCCGCCATTGCAAATACAATAATACTTAAGGCCATGACCGCATTAATAACAACAAGCAGCCAGACCTTTTGAAGCTGCCCAGTTTTCTCGAGCCTTCTCTTTATGTATTCAACCGCAAGAATACTTGCAATAAGGGCGGTCCCGTTAATCAAACCGACCCAGACAATCGGCTTAACATTTATATCCGGAAGTGTTACATCCTGCAGGATATGGGCAATCCAAAGCCGGTCTAGCCCTTCACTATACAATCCATAGAAAAAGGTAATACACGCCATAACAATTAGAAACTGGCTTTTTTTCATAAAACGAATGCCTGCCGCAAAGGTGGAGGCCATTTGCTGAAAGTAGCTTCCCGCTTCTGATGCCAGGGTTGGTTTAAAGCCGGTTTCAGGCATATATATAAGCAGGAATAGGCCTAATAAAATAAAAAGAATGCCACCCACAATCATCGGCAGGTTAATAATATACGCACCTATCGCCGTACTAAGGACGATGGCAATCAAGGCACCAACTTGCCGGACTTGCGCTCCTTTTAAAAATAACCCCGTCAATTCTTTTCCGCCAACCTCATCCGATATCCACGCTTCAAACGCACCGCTTGTAAACGTGTATCCTATACCCCAAATAACCTGGCATAGAAGAATGACCATAAATACCGGCACAAGTCCTTCTATCAGGAAACCCATTCCGATTAGAATGACCCCGATAATCACAGATAATTTCCTGCTCTTTAAGTCAGCCAGGATTCCAGTTGGAATTTCAAAAATAAAACAGGATAATTCGAGTGCGGTGCCTACTATGACCAGCTGCCATGGTGAAAAGCCAGCTGCCTCAAACCTGTACACCTCATTTACGGTAAAGACCATCTCAAATAAAAACGCAGTGATTCCAGCATACAAAAAATATACTGTTTGTGCAGGCAGTTTTCTTGCCATGCATGTTCCCCCAAATCCCCTTAGTATTCTTTTCTTTCTGCTAGAATACCAAAAGCCGCCAAAAGTAACTATCAGAAATTTAATTTGTCGTTAATCGGATGAAATGGATTTTAAAATTGAGACTTCACTGTGATTTGTCTTTATTTACCTGTTTAGATACACATCTATGCGTGGCTCCAAGATTATCAAAGGTGCTTATTAAAAGAAACAAAAATTGACTGATGAATTGGCATACGTCTTTTCTTTATTTATCAAGGTTTCTACAAATACCATTGACATCATTCTATGGGGACAATAAATTTGTACAATTAAAAAGAGGGTCAAAGCTTCTGTCATTTGCAGTGCTGTTTTGATTACAATTTTCTTTATAGCTAGTCGATAAAAGCTGCTGATACCCGCATGTAGAATCAAGAGGATCCGCCCTTATCGGTTAGGCGAGCACGTTAAGCTCCCAAGCTGATAAATAGACGGAAGAATTCCGCTTAATTAGTTAATGGCATTAAAAATTGCTTAAATAGGCGGAGAGATTCTGCCTATTGACCTCGAGACATATCAATACGGGTACGGGTGCTTTTGCTTTGCATAACCGGAAATTCTCCCCTTATATACACCCCCATTCAAGCTCCTTTATACATATAACAGGAAAATCTCCGCTTATTTTTACATTAACTGGTTACTTGATTTTTTATGGATTCCTATTAAAGAAACCCGCCAAGCGGCGAGTTTCTCCTTTTTATAATGAATGCCCAACAACGGTCATTTCGGCACATATTTTAAGAAAAGCACCTTAAAGCGGAAACCTTCAGGCCATTAGGTTTCTTCATTATCTATCTTCCGAGTCAGTTCAGCAGAGGCCTCGGTCAACAATTCGCCCTGATAATTGCGGCTTTTGGTGCCTGTTTTTTCTTCTCCTCGAGTTTGAGCTTTTTTTCTCGATCTTATCAATACATAAACGGATGAAAAAAAGATAACCATGATAAGTCCTGAAATAAGACCTGCTTCCTGCCCCGGGATAAAAGGCATGCAAAGGAGTATGACTACAATTGCCACCAGAGCGATCCAGGAGGTGTACGGGAATCCGGGCATTTGGCATATCCCATTGGGCGGGCAGCCGTTCCGTTTACGAAACTTTATATGGCTGGCCATAATGACACCGTAGGTAAAGAGCAGGGCAAATCCCCCTGTTGTGATTAGGACAAGATAAACTCTGGGAAACAGAAGTCCAAAACCAAGGCCAAGCAGCATGGCTACTCCTGAAAACAATATTCCCCGATAAGGGACATCCTTCTTATCTATCAGGAATTTTGGAGCATGTCCTTCATCCGTGAGCGAACGAATCATTCTTCCAAGCCCAAAAATTGCTGCCAGCATAGCCGAAAGAATTGCCGTAATCAAGACAATATTAAGTGCTCGCCCAGCCCATCCGATACCCCATCGTTCCAGCGAAGCAACCATCGGTGAGACATTTTCATTTAAGGCAGAAGTCGGGATAAGCGGCAGCAAGACTGCGGCATAAACAACATATAGACCAACCAGAGCAATAACGGTGTAGCGAATTGCTTTTGGTATAGTCTTTGCAGGGTCCCTTGTTTCAGACGCAGCCAGGCCTATAATTTCAAAACCTGCATATGCAAACACGACCAGCAGCATACTTCCAGCCAATCCGCCTAACCCTCCCGGCATTAGCGGCTCTCGTACAAGTTCCCCCGCCCCTACAGCTGGAGTTCCAGGGAAAAGCCCGAAAATCAGCATTAAGGCGGTAACAATAAAAAACACGATGGCTAATAATTTTATTGAGGAAAGGCCGCTTGTCAGTTTTCCAATTTTATCTGCACCCAAAAGATTTACAAGCGTGACACCAATAATGATTGCTCCTCCCAGGAGGCCAATTGATACATTTGGATACCATTCACGGACAAGAATGGAAATCGCGGCTGCTTCACTCGACATTGACAGAATCGTCCCAGTCCAATATAGCCAGCCAACCACAAACCCTGTCCCCGCCCCAAGTTCCCTTGCGGCAAATGTACTGAATGAGCCAACGTTTGGGGCAGCCACAGTCATTTCCGACAAAGCGTATAAAATGATAAAAATCAATGCTCCCGCAACAATATAAGAGATTAAAATTGAAGGGCCAGCCGCATTAATTGCTACAGAGGAACCGAGGAAAAACGATCCCCCAATGACACTCCCCAGCGCCATCATCGTAAGCTGTACTGCAGAAAGCCCTTTTTGCGTTTTTTGCATATTTCTTTCCCCCAACCTTTTTATATGTCAGGGATATTATTTGCCTAAAGAGGAAAAATGATTCGGCTATGGCTACTCCATCCAATTGTGCAGAGGCCTGTAATCTCTTATAAAAAAAGAAAGGACGGCAACTTGCCATCCTTTCTTCCTGGATCATTGATTTTTACATTCCGACGCTTTGGCTTTCAATCGCATCAGCCATCTGATGTGTTTCATGGCGAATGATAGTCCGGACACTCCTGGGAAGGAACCTGCGAATTTCTTCCTCGTTATAGCCGACGTTCATCTTTTTTTCATCTTTTATAATCGGCCTTCGAAGCATACCCGGGTTATTCTTGATAATTTTATACAACTCCTGGAGCTGGAGAGACTCCAAATTCACATTCAAACTCTTGTAAGTTTTCGAATTTATCGAGATGATTTCATCCGTTCCTTCCTCCGTCATTGAGAGAATTCCCTTAATCTCATCTGTTGTCAATGGTTCGGAGAAAATGTTTCGTTCAATATATTCCACATTGTGCTCTTCAAGCCAAGCCTTCGCTTTCCGGCATGACGTACAACTAGGTGACGTATACAAGTTAACCATATACACAAAACTCCCTAACGTTATAGTTTATTTGTATATCTTCAATTGGAGTATTTTTAATTAAAATTAATTATACAGCTCTCCAAAAATGTATGTCAAATTACAGGGTACCATTTGGCTTTCCAGTAAGAATCATCATAAACTCCTCGCCAGATATGGTTTCTTTTTCAAGAAGATATTTTGTCAGTTCATGCAGTTTATCCTGGTTTTCTTCAAGGATTTGTTTTGCCCTTTGATAGCATGACTTAATAATTTTCAGAACTTCAGTATCAATTTTTGAAGCTGTTTCCGGGGAAACTAGCAAGGTTGTGTCCCCGCCTAAATATGGATTATTGACTGTTTCAAGCGCCATCATTCCAAATT is drawn from Bacillus sp. FJAT-18017 and contains these coding sequences:
- a CDS encoding amino acid ABC transporter substrate-binding protein → MKRTAMMLLISALFIVLAACSGSSTSGKESDDTLIVGIDDKFAPMGFRDENNEIVGFDIDYAKAAADKMGLEVKFQPIDWKTKESELSSGRIDLIWNGYTITDERKQKVLFTKPYLKNAQVVVTKADSKLEKLSDLEGKIVGLQSLSSAKDALEANPISGKIREVTEFSDNVMALNDLKSGRLDAVIIDEVVINYYMEKEEESFKVLEESLAPEEYGVGVKKGNEELLEKLQKALDEMNEDGTAADISKKWFGEDKVLK
- a CDS encoding SAM-dependent methyltransferase, whose amino-acid sequence is MNIKTVGNQKGFLKSIHYHPYEPTPYNALDILFSEYQLIKSDVVVDFGSGKGRLPFYVNYLFNTTAIGVEFNEVFYHDAVENLNGYLTKYKKRRDRVRFHCGLAEEYIVQPEENRFYFFNPFTVAIFIKVIQNILASAEEVPRTIDLILYYPSGDYVHFLEYQTPFEMVQDVPLPGLAEKNINERFLIYRYSL
- a CDS encoding amino acid ABC transporter ATP-binding protein — its product is MAIIEVSNLKKSYGALDVLKKISFEVSKNDVVAVIGPSGSGKSTMLRSLVHLEKIDGGSIQVEGDFLARDGIYPKPQETKRITAKMGMVFQHFNLFPHLTVKENLELAPKLVKNEQLGDLQHRSTELLGKIGLTGHANAYPAKLSGGQKQRVAIARALMMDPDILLFDEPTSALDPELTGEVLQVMKKLAEEHMTMIVVTHEMGFAREVANKVIFMDNGEIIESGHPDEIFTNPRNERTKAFLTRTLK
- a CDS encoding amino acid ABC transporter permease; the protein is MTLDYILEILGPMLEGAQMTVLLFFIAIILSIPLGFLLTLAVRSSFRPLSWLAQGYIYVMRGTPLLLQLLFICFGLPMIPVVGEYLVLDRFVAASLGFVLNYAAYFAEIFRGGLLAIDKGQFEAAQVLGLSKWQTTTRVVLPQMFRIALPSVANESITLVKDTALLYAVAVPELLHFAQTAVNRDFTIVPFFVAGVIYLIMTLVLTAFFKWIERRFTFE
- a CDS encoding amino acid permease, with translation MQKTQKGLSAVQLTMMALGSVIGGSFFLGSSVAINAAGPSILISYIVAGALIFIILYALSEMTVAAPNVGSFSTFAARELGAGTGFVVGWLYWTGTILSMSSEAAAISILVREWYPNVSIGLLGGAIIIGVTLVNLLGADKIGKLTSGLSSIKLLAIVFFIVTALMLIFGLFPGTPAVGAGELVREPLMPGGLGGLAGSMLLVVFAYAGFEIIGLAASETRDPAKTIPKAIRYTVIALVGLYVVYAAVLLPLIPTSALNENVSPMVASLERWGIGWAGRALNIVLITAILSAMLAAIFGLGRMIRSLTDEGHAPKFLIDKKDVPYRGILFSGVAMLLGLGFGLLFPRVYLVLITTGGFALLFTYGVIMASHIKFRKRNGCPPNGICQMPGFPYTSWIALVAIVVILLCMPFIPGQEAGLISGLIMVIFFSSVYVLIRSRKKAQTRGEEKTGTKSRNYQGELLTEASAELTRKIDNEET
- a CDS encoding MFS transporter, which produces MARKLPAQTVYFLYAGITAFLFEMVFTVNEVYRFEAAGFSPWQLVIVGTALELSCFIFEIPTGILADLKSRKLSVIIGVILIGMGFLIEGLVPVFMVILLCQVIWGIGYTFTSGAFEAWISDEVGGKELTGLFLKGAQVRQVGALIAIVLSTAIGAYIINLPMIVGGILFILLGLFLLIYMPETGFKPTLASEAGSYFQQMASTFAAGIRFMKKSQFLIVMACITFFYGLYSEGLDRLWIAHILQDVTLPDINVKPIVWVGLINGTALIASILAVEYIKRRLEKTGQLQKVWLLVVINAVMALSIIVFAMAGHYGTAFSSYLLFYILRTTNGPIYSAWLNENIESSVRATVLSTYGQLDAFGQIISGPIIGYIAYKATMELSLIVSGLLLLPVVALFAFLLKKAKHSV
- the spxA gene encoding transcriptional regulator SpxA, giving the protein MVNLYTSPSCTSCRKAKAWLEEHNVEYIERNIFSEPLTTDEIKGILSMTEEGTDEIISINSKTYKSLNVNLESLQLQELYKIIKNNPGMLRRPIIKDEKKMNVGYNEEEIRRFLPRSVRTIIRHETHQMADAIESQSVGM